The Triplophysa dalaica isolate WHDGS20190420 chromosome 5, ASM1584641v1, whole genome shotgun sequence genome window below encodes:
- the LOC130420478 gene encoding histone H2B-like, with translation MPEPAKPAPKKGSKKAVTKTAVKGGKKRRKSRKESYAIYVYKVLKQVHPDTGISSKAMGIMNSFVNDIFERIAGESSRLAHYNKRSTITSREIQTAVRLLLPGELAKHAVSEGTKAVTKYTSSK, from the coding sequence ATGCCTGAACCAGCCAAACCCGCGCCCAAGAAGGGCTCTAAGAAGGCCGTCACCAAGACCGCCGTTAAGGGAGGAAAGAAGCGCAGAAAGTCCAGGAAGGAGAGTTACGCCATCTACGTGTACAAAGTGCTCAAGCAGGTCCACCCCGACACCGGCATCTCTTCCAAGGCGATGGGCATCATGAACTCTTTCGTCAACGACATCTTCGAGCGCATCGCCGGTGAGTCGTCTCGTCTCGCGCACTACAACAAGCGCTCCACCATCACGtcgagagagatccagaccgccgtgcgtctgctgctgcccggtgaactcgccaaacacgccgtgtccgagggcaccaaagccgtcaccaagtacaccagctccaagtaa
- the LOC130420479 gene encoding histone H4, which translates to MSGRGKGGKGLGKGGAKRHRKVLRDNIQGITKPAIRRLARRGGVKRISGLIYEETRGVLKVFLENVIRDAVTYTEHAKRKTVTAMDVVYALKRQGRTLYGFGG; encoded by the coding sequence ATGTCTGGAAGAGGTAAAGGCGGAAAGGGACTCGGAAAAGGAGGCGCGAAGCGTCATCGTAAAGTTTTGCGTGATAACATCCAGGGCATCACCAAACCCGCCATCCGTCGTCTTGCTCGACGCGGCGGAGTGAAACGTATCTCCGGTCTGATCTACGAGGAGACTCGCGGTGTGTTGAAGGTGTTTCTGGAGAACGTTATCCGTGACGCCGTCACCTACACCGAGCACGCCAAGAGAAAGACCGTCACCGCCATGGACGTCGTGTACGCGCTGAAACGACAGGGACGCACTCTGTACGGCTTCGGAGGTTAA
- the LOC130420477 gene encoding histone H2A-like, giving the protein MSGRGKTGGKARAKAKTRSSRAGLQFPVGRVHRLLRKGNYAHRVGAGAPVYLAAVLEYLTAEILELAGNAARDNKKTRIIPRHLQLAVRNDEELNKLLGRVTIAQGGVLPNIQAVLLPKKTEKPAKTK; this is encoded by the coding sequence ATGAGCGGCAGAGGCAAAACCGGCGGCAAAGCGAGAGCTAAGGCCAAGACTCGCTCCTCTAGAGCTGGACTTCAGTTCCCCGTGGGCCGCGTCCACAGACTCCTCCGTAAAGGCAATTATGCGCATCGTGTGGGTGCTGGCGCCCCAGTGTATCTGGCCGCCGTGCTCGAGTATCTGACGGCCGAAATCCTTGAGTTGGCCGGAAACGCCGCTCGAGACAACAAGAAGACTCGCATCATCCCCCGTCACCTGCAGCTGGCGGTGCGCAACGACGAGGAGCTGAACAAACTTCTGGGCAGAGTGACCATCGCTCAGGGTGGCGTTCTGCCCAACATCCAGGCCGTGCTGCTGCCCAAGAAGACTGAGAAGCCCGCCAAGACCAAGTAA
- the LOC130420506 gene encoding histone H1-like gives MAETAPAPAAPPAKAPKKKSAAKPKTAGPGASDLIVKAVTASKERNGVSLAALKKALTAGGYDVEKNNSRVKLAIKSLVTKGTLVQTKGTGASGSFKLNKKQVETKKPAKKAAPKAKKPAVKKPAAAAKKPKTAAAKKTAAKKSPKKAKKPDATAAKKATKSPKKAKKPAAPKKAAKSPKKAAKSPKKVKAAKPKTTKPKAAKPKRASPKKK, from the coding sequence ATGGCAGAAACCGCTCCAGCTCCAGCAGCCCCGCCGGCGAAAGCGCCCAAGAAGAAATCTGCAGCCAAACCCAAGACAGCGGGTCCAGGCGCGAGTGATCTCATCGTTAAAGCCGTGACGGCCTCCAAGGAGAGAAACGGTGTGTCTCTGGCCGCCCTGAAGAAAGCTCTCACCGCCGGCGGATACGATGTGGAGAAGAACAACTCCCGCGTCAAGCTCGCCATCAAGAGCCTCGTGACTAAAGGCACACTGGTCCAGACTAAAGGAACCGGTGCTTCAGGATCTTTCAAACTCAACAAAAAACAAGTCGAGACTAAGAAGCCAGCGAAGAAAGCCGCTCCTAAAGCAAAGAAGCCCGCAGTGAAGAAGCCCGCTGCTGCTGCCAAGAAGCCGAAGACCGCAGCGGCAAAGAAGACCGCCGCAAAGAAATCTCCCAAGAAGGCCAAGAAACCTGACGCCACCGCCGCTAAAAAGGCAACGAAGAGCCCCAAGAAGGCGAAGAAGCCAGCGGCCCCCAAGAAGGCAGCCAAGAGTCCGAAGAAAGCAGCTAAAAGCCCCAAGAAGGTCAAGGCTGCAAAACCCAAGACGACAAAACCCAAAGCAGCGAAGCCTAAAAGGGCCTCCCCGAAAAAGAAGTAA
- the LOC130420507 gene encoding histone H3-like, giving the protein MLILWLSSTAAMARTKQTARKSTGGKAPRKQLATKAARKSAPATGGVKKPHRYRPGTVALREIRRYQKSTELLIRKLPFQRLVREIAQDFKTDLRFQSSAVMALQESSEAYLVGLFEDTNLCAIHAKRVTIMPKDIQLARRIRGERA; this is encoded by the exons ATGTTGATATTATGGTTGT CAAGTACCGCAGCAATGGCAAGAACCAAGCAGACCGCTCGTAAGTCCACCGGTGGCAAAGCCCCGAGGAAGCAGCTCGCCACCAAAGCCGCCCGTAAGAGCGCTCCCGCCACCGGCGGCGTGAAGAAGCCTCATCGTTACAGGCCCGGCACCGTGGCTCTGAGAGAGATCCGCCGCTACCAGAAGTCCACCGAGCTGCTCATCCGCAAACTGCCTTTCCAGCGCCTGGTGAGAGAGATCGCTCAGGACTTCAAGACGGATCTGCGCTTCCAGAGCTCCGCCGTCATGGCTCTGCAGGAGTCTAGCGAGGCTTATCTGGTCGGTCTGTTCGAGGACACAAACCTGTGCGCCATCCACGCTAAGAGGGTCACCATCATGCCCAAAGACATTCAGCTGGCCCGCCGCATCCGCGGAGAGCGCGCTTAA
- the LOC130420508 gene encoding histone H2A-like, producing MSGRGKTGGKSRAKAKTRSSRAGLQFPVGRVHRLLRKGNYAQRVGAGAPVYLAAVLEYLTAEILELAGNAARDNKKSRIIPRHLQLAVRNDEELNRLLGGVTIAQGGVLPNIQAVLLPKKTDKPAKTK from the coding sequence ATGAGCGGAAGAGGTAAAACCGGCGGTAAATCAAGAGCGAAAGCTAAGACTCGGTCATCCAGAGCGGGTCTTCAGTTTCCCGTCGGCCGTGTTCACAGGCTACTTCGCAAAGGTAACTACGCACAACGCGTCGGTGCCGGAGCTCCAGTTTATCTCGCCGCTGTCCTCGAGTATCTCACCGCTGAGATCCTGGAGTTGGCCGGAAACGCCGCTCGGGACAACAAGAAGAGTCGGATCATTCCCCGCCATCTTCAGCTGGCCGTGCGTAACGACGAGGAGTTGAACAGACTTCTAGGCGGCGTGACCATCGCTCAGGGTGGTGTGTTACCCAACATCCAGGCGGTCTTACTGCCCAAGAAGACCGACAAACCCGCTAAGACCAAGTAA
- the LOC130420905 gene encoding histone H2B-like has translation MPEPAKPAPKKGSKKAVTKTAVKGGKKRRKSRKESYAIYVYKVLKQVHPDTGISSKAMGIMNSFVNDIFERIAGESSRLAHYNKRSTITSREIQTAVRLLLPGELAKHAVSEGTKAVTKYTSSK, from the coding sequence ATGCCTGAACCAGCCAAACCCGCGCCCAAGAAGGGCTCTAAGAAGGCCGTCACCAAGACCGCCGTTAAGGGAGGAAAGAAGCGCAGAAAGTCCAGGAAGGAGAGTTACGCCATCTACGTGTACAAAGTGCTCAAGCAGGTCCACCCCGACACCGGCATCTCTTCCAAGGCGATGGGCATCATGAACTCTTTCGTCAACGACATCTTCGAGCGCATCGCCGGTGAGTCGTCTCGTCTCGCGCACTACAACAAGCGCTCAACCATCACGtcgagagagatccagaccgcCGTGCGTCTGCTGCTGCCCGGTGAACTCGCCAAACACGCCGTGTCCGAGGGCACCAAAGCCGTCACCAAGTACACCAGCTCCAAGTAA